Proteins co-encoded in one Thermochromatium tepidum ATCC 43061 genomic window:
- a CDS encoding type I restriction-modification system subunit M: MKSGKVQDQSQIKWISDFIWNIADDRLRDVYVRGKYRDVILPFTVLRRLDAVLEETKQKVLERKRFLDKNHVAEQDGALRMAAGQAFYNVSEFTLAKLKASSQGQRLREDFIAYLDGFSPNVQEILTKFKFRDQIQTLVDAHVLGYLIEDFLDPEINLSPLPVKDADGRIKLPALDNHGMGTVFEELIRRFNEENNEEAGEHFTPRDVVKLMAKLMFLPVADQIQSGTYLLYDGACGTGGMLTVAEETLRELAEEHGKEVSIHLFGQEINPETYAICKADLLLKGEGDEAEHIVGGADKSTLSNDQFRSREFDFMISNPPYGKSWKTDLERMGGKQGFNDPRFIVSHGGDPEFKLITRSSDGQLMFLVNKLQKMKHNTPLGSRIAIVHNGSALFTGDAGQGESNIRRWILENDWLEAIIALPLNIFYNTGIATYIWVLTNRKAEHRKGRVQLIDASRWFQPLRRNLGKKNCELSEADIQRIVDLYLGQPQDTPESKWFDNADFGYWKITVERPLRLKSQLKRSAIETLRFASGDEALRAEIWGRYGDKLYTEFPKLKPEIEAWLKGDTGDDEDEPESDEDEAAPAKKAVPEKRRKKLLDAATWQRDKTLVELALLAQQALGDGVFDDHNDFRARFDAAMAKHGKKLAAAEKKAIFKAVSWRDETAPPVIAKRTKLKKDEPFEPGLDGVYLEVAGKDRLLVEYEPDTDLRDTEQVPLKEPGGIEAFFRREVLPHAPDAWIARDKTQIGYEISFARYFYQPAPLRSLEEIRADILALEAKTEGLLHKIVGGA; this comes from the coding sequence ATGAAAAGCGGAAAAGTGCAAGACCAAAGCCAGATCAAGTGGATATCCGACTTCATCTGGAACATCGCGGACGACCGTCTGCGCGATGTCTATGTGCGCGGCAAGTACCGCGATGTCATCTTGCCCTTCACCGTGCTGCGGCGGCTCGACGCTGTGTTGGAGGAGACCAAGCAGAAGGTGTTGGAGCGCAAGCGCTTCCTCGACAAGAACCACGTCGCCGAGCAGGACGGCGCCCTGCGGATGGCCGCGGGGCAGGCGTTCTATAACGTCTCCGAGTTCACGCTGGCCAAGCTCAAGGCCAGCAGCCAGGGCCAACGTCTGCGCGAGGACTTCATCGCCTACCTCGACGGTTTCTCGCCGAACGTGCAGGAGATCCTCACCAAGTTCAAGTTCCGCGATCAGATCCAGACGCTGGTGGATGCGCATGTCCTCGGCTACCTGATCGAGGACTTTCTCGACCCGGAGATCAACCTGTCGCCGCTGCCGGTCAAGGACGCCGACGGCCGCATCAAGCTGCCCGCGCTCGACAACCACGGCATGGGCACCGTGTTCGAGGAGCTGATCCGCCGCTTCAACGAGGAAAACAACGAAGAGGCGGGCGAGCACTTCACGCCGCGCGACGTGGTCAAACTCATGGCCAAGCTGATGTTCCTGCCGGTGGCCGACCAGATCCAGTCCGGAACCTACCTGCTCTACGACGGCGCCTGCGGCACCGGGGGCATGTTGACCGTCGCCGAGGAGACCTTGCGGGAGCTGGCCGAGGAACACGGCAAGGAGGTCTCCATCCACCTGTTCGGGCAGGAGATCAACCCCGAGACCTACGCCATCTGCAAGGCCGACCTGCTGCTCAAGGGCGAAGGCGACGAGGCCGAGCACATCGTGGGCGGCGCGGACAAGTCGACGCTCTCCAACGACCAGTTCCGCAGCCGCGAGTTCGATTTCATGATCTCCAATCCGCCCTACGGCAAGAGCTGGAAGACTGATCTGGAGCGCATGGGCGGCAAGCAGGGGTTCAACGACCCGCGCTTCATCGTCAGTCACGGCGGCGACCCGGAGTTCAAGCTCATCACCCGTTCCAGCGACGGGCAGCTCATGTTCCTGGTGAACAAGCTGCAGAAGATGAAGCACAACACACCGTTGGGCAGCCGCATTGCCATCGTTCACAACGGCTCGGCGCTGTTCACCGGCGATGCCGGTCAGGGCGAAAGCAACATCCGGCGCTGGATACTGGAAAACGACTGGCTGGAAGCCATCATCGCGCTGCCGCTCAACATCTTTTACAACACGGGCATTGCCACCTACATCTGGGTGCTGACCAATCGCAAGGCCGAGCACCGCAAGGGCCGCGTGCAGCTGATCGACGCGAGCCGCTGGTTCCAACCGCTGCGCCGCAACCTGGGCAAAAAGAACTGCGAGCTGTCCGAGGCGGACATCCAGCGCATCGTCGACCTCTACCTCGGGCAACCTCAGGACACGCCGGAGTCCAAGTGGTTCGACAACGCCGACTTTGGGTACTGGAAGATCACCGTCGAACGCCCGCTGCGGCTCAAAAGCCAGCTCAAGCGCAGCGCCATCGAAACCCTGCGCTTCGCCAGCGGCGACGAGGCCCTGCGCGCCGAGATCTGGGGTCGGTATGGCGACAAGCTCTACACCGAGTTCCCGAAGCTCAAACCCGAGATCGAGGCGTGGCTGAAGGGTGACACCGGGGACGACGAAGACGAGCCCGAGAGCGATGAGGACGAGGCCGCGCCTGCCAAGAAGGCCGTGCCCGAGAAGCGCCGCAAGAAGCTGCTCGACGCGGCGACCTGGCAACGCGACAAGACCCTGGTCGAGCTGGCGCTGCTTGCGCAGCAGGCGCTGGGCGACGGCGTGTTCGACGACCACAACGACTTCCGCGCCCGCTTCGATGCAGCGATGGCCAAGCACGGCAAGAAGCTGGCCGCCGCCGAGAAGAAGGCGATCTTCAAGGCCGTGAGCTGGCGTGATGAAACCGCGCCGCCGGTGATTGCCAAGCGTACCAAGCTGAAGAAGGACGAGCCCTTCGAGCCGGGGCTCGACGGCGTGTACCTCGAAGTGGCGGGGAAAGACCGGCTCCTGGTCGAGTACGAGCCCGACACCGACCTGCGCGACACCGAGCAGGTGCCGCTCAAGGAACCCGGCGGCATCGAGGCCTTCTTCCGGCGTGAGGTGCTGCCGCACGCGCCGGATGCCTGGATTGCGCGCGACAAAACCCAGATCGGCTACGAAATTTCCTTCGCCCGCTATTTCTACCAGCCCGCGCCGCTGCGCTCGCTGGAGGAAATCCGCGCCGACATCCTCGCGTTGGAAGCGAAGACCGAAGGTTTGCTGCACAAGATCGTAGGGGGCGCGTGA